The Candidatus Zixiibacteriota bacterium genomic sequence GCTCAGGTCGGGAAGCGTTTCCACCCCGTTGCCGTTGCCATTGCCATTGCCGTTTTCGTCGGGCTCTTTCTCATCGTGGTAGATCCTAAGGAAGCCGTCGAAGGTGAGCTTCTGAGCGGAGGCCCGCAGCATAAAACGACCGGCGGCGATATCGACTGTCTCCACCGCGTAGATCGCGGGCTGCATCTGTGACGCAACAAAACGATTCCAGATGAGCGAGTACAGCTTGTACTGCTGGGCGGTCAAGTGCTTTTTGACTTTGGCGGGCGGCAGATTCATATAGGTCGGTCGAATCGCTTCATGCGCGTCCTGCGCCTGTTTTTTGGCGGTGTAATGGACGGCTTTCGCAGGCAGATACTTCTTGCCGTATTCCTGATCGATAAATTCGCGTACGGCCCCGAGCGCCTCATTGGAGACGCGGGTGGAATCGGTGCGCATGTAGGTGATCAATCCGGTTTGGCCCTCGCGGCCGATTTCGACACCTTCGTAGAGCTTCTGCGCAGTGGACATGGTCTGCTTGGGCGAGAACCCAAAGACTTTAGCGGCTTCCTGCTGGAGCGTCGACGTTATGAACGGCGGCAGGGGGCGACGGGTGCGTTCGCTTCGCGTGATGGAGTCAACGGCGTACGACTGTTTCCGCAGTTCGGCGACGATTTGGGACGCATCCTGCTCGGTGCGTATGACGATTTTCGCCCTGGACTCATCGCCTGCCTTGACGACCGTTTTGTCGTCGATCCGGGCGAGTGACGCCGAGAACTGCTCATCGGCGTGATTGGCGAGCATGGCCTGAATCTGCCAGTATTCCTGGGGTACAAACGCGGCGATTTCCACTTCACGTTCGCACACCAGCCGCAAAGCAACGGACTGGACTCTTCCCGCGGAGAGGTTGCGCGCGATCGTTTTCCAGAGGAAGGGCGAGACGGAGTACCCGACCAGTCGGTCGAGGACACGGCGCGCCTGCTGGGCGTTGACCAGATTGTAGTCGATATCGCGGGGGTGTTCAAAGGCCTGGCGCACGGCCGAGGCGGTAATTTCGTTGAAGGTAACCCGTTTGAACGTCGACTTGGAGTTCTTGAGGGTGTTGGCCACATGCCATGCGATCGCCTCGCCTTCGCGGTCCGGATCGGGAGCGAGATAAATGGTCTCGGCCTTTTTCGCCGCCTTTTTCAATTCGGCGATGACCTTCTCCTTGCCCTTTATGACGATGTATTCCGGTTCGAAGTTGTTGTCGACATCGACGCCGATCTTGGACTTGGGCAGATCGACGATGTGACCGACGGTGGACATCACATCGAAGTCCTTGCCCAAAAAGCGGACCAGCGTTTTCGACTTAGCCGGCGATTCGACTATGACAAGATTTTTGGCCATGCACAACCCTGGGTGAGTGGTTAGCGAACACTTACATTACTTTGTCGAACCGCGGCGATGATACTTTACCTTTCCGTCGACTAAATCTTGCAGGGCGATGCCGGTGATCTTTCGGCCGTCGATTTCGACGCCGGCGTTTTCTTCGAGCATAGCCACTTTTTCGAGGCGTCTGGAGTTCAGGTGCCGGGCGTGTTGGGCGGCGATAATCACTGCCTCGTAACGGTTTTTGGTGATTTTGTCAATCAGCTCGGTGGGGACAATTGGCATAGGTCACACTCCTGTTCGTTCGGCTTGCTTAACTGAGAATCTTTTTCAATTGTTCCGGCGGAAAGTTTTCAATGCGACAATGGTGGGCAATAATGACGCTCTCCACCTCTCGTACGGCGACGCTAACATCGCGATTGACAACGACATAATCGAATCCGTAGTCGTGGAACGAGGACATTTCCCGGATGGCATTATCAAATCGGACGGCGAGTTGTTCGGGCGTCTCGGTACCCCGCAGGCTGAGCCGTTCCCGCAAGGCCTGGATCGACGGCGGGAGGATGAAAACAGTGATCGCATCCGGGAATTCCCGTTTGAGCGCCTTGGCACCGTTGACATCGACATCAAGCACCATCACTCCGCCTTGGCGGCGGACGTCGTCAAGAGGCGGGCGCGGTGTACCATACTTAAATCTATGGACCCGAAAATGTTCCGCGAAAAAGTCACGTCCGGCCAGGGAGTCGAACTCGGCATCGGTGACGAAGTGGTATTCGCGACCGTTTTGTTCTCCAGAGCGCGGCGGACGAGTGGTATAGGAGACGGAGAAGCGCCATCCCGAGGCGAGTCGTTCGGGGCTGAGCAACTCGCGACAGATGGTGGTTTTGCCACCACCGGACGGGGACGAGATGATCACGATTTTGCCGGTGGATTGGGTCTCGGTTGGTGCCATGAGAAGCCGGCCTATTCCACATTCTGCGCCTGTTCGCGCAGTTTTTCGACGATTTCTTTGAGGGCGATTACGGTCGACGAGATACTGATGTCGGCGCACTTCGACCCGATGGTATTGACTTCACGGTTCATTTCCTGCAACAGGAAATTGAGGCGTTTGCCGGCTGGTTCCTTCTGTGAGAGAGCTTTGCGGAACTGGTCGACATGTGAGCGAAAGCGGATGCACTCTTCGGTGACGTCGGTACGTTCCGCCACGTATGCGACCTCTTCCTCGATTCTAAGTCCGTCGCGTACGGGTGATTCGAGCAGTTCGTTAATGCGTCCCATGAGCTTTTCGCGGTACGCTTGAACTACTTTCGGAGAGACCTCCTCAACAATACCGACGAGACGGAGCGATTCTTCGAGCCGCTCCCGCATGTCTTTGGCGAGCGCATCGCCTTCTTTTTTGCGCATGGCAGCCATGTCCTTGATGGCTGCGGAGACGACGGGCTTGAGGCTCTTCCACCACAGCTCCATGTCTGCCTCCTGGCGGTCAGGAGACGCTACGTCAGGCATTGAGAGCACGTCGCTCATGGTAATGGGGTGCTCGATCCCAAGTTCGGTCCGAATCGTTTCGAGCTGGCGGTAGTAAGCGTGGATGGCTCTCCTATTAATGGGGTAGCCATCGGAAGAGTCATCGGCCCCGTCAACGTTAATGATGACCGTTACCTTGCCCCGTCCAAATGTTTGTGCGACAAGCTCCCGTAGTTGGGTCTCCAGAGAATACAGATGACGCGGCGAACGGATCGTGTATTCAAGGAAGCGATTGTTAACGGACGAGATTTCAACAGAGATCTGGCCGAGTCGAGTTTTCTTTTCGGCCCGACCGAACCCGGTCATCGAATTCATGGAGCGGCCCTCACGGTAAAATAAGGCTCAAAAATAGAGATTACCGGTCACTTGTCAACCGCAATTCTTCCGGCAGAATACTAATGTGATGTCAGTCAACGAAATAGGGGCCAAGATGAAGGGCCTGGTGCGGGATGACGGTTGGTCAGGTTACGCGCGACGTGCGCGAAAAGGCTGTCAGCACTTCCTGGATGCGTTGCGCAGAGGACCGAATGATATCGACTTTTTGTGCGATGTCATCGGGCAGCGACAGCAATCGGGAGTCAATGAGCTCGGCGGCTCCGAGAATAGCCATGAGCGGGTTGTTGATGTCGTTTTCCAAGTTCGCGACGAGGGCGTCAACGTCGTGGTGCAGTCCGGATTGTGCATGCGGGTTGGCAGAAGGAGCATCGGGGAGGTTCGTGCGACGGACTCGAAGAACAAGGTCCGGAAGCAGGCGATGATATTGCCCTTCTTTGGTGAGTAATGTCGTCTTCTCATCAGCCGGGAGTCGTCGTGCAACCGGGTCTCCCGGCTCAACCAGGAGAATCAGCGGCAGTGTCGGGTCGATGGTTCGGAGGTGCGCGACGAATTCGGCGGGCGGCAGGGACCGGATTGCCGCATCGACGACGGCGAGATCATACTGGATGTGCGAGAATTCCGGGAGGGCATCGGCAGGGTGGGTATACTCCGCGACGACGGTGTCGGTGAGACGGTCTCCCAGTTCGCGGCGATTGAGCAGCGCCT encodes the following:
- the topA gene encoding type I DNA topoisomerase; its protein translation is MAKNLVIVESPAKSKTLVRFLGKDFDVMSTVGHIVDLPKSKIGVDVDNNFEPEYIVIKGKEKVIAELKKAAKKAETIYLAPDPDREGEAIAWHVANTLKNSKSTFKRVTFNEITASAVRQAFEHPRDIDYNLVNAQQARRVLDRLVGYSVSPFLWKTIARNLSAGRVQSVALRLVCEREVEIAAFVPQEYWQIQAMLANHADEQFSASLARIDDKTVVKAGDESRAKIVIRTEQDASQIVAELRKQSYAVDSITRSERTRRPLPPFITSTLQQEAAKVFGFSPKQTMSTAQKLYEGVEIGREGQTGLITYMRTDSTRVSNEALGAVREFIDQEYGKKYLPAKAVHYTAKKQAQDAHEAIRPTYMNLPPAKVKKHLTAQQYKLYSLIWNRFVASQMQPAIYAVETVDIAAGRFMLRASAQKLTFDGFLRIYHDEKEPDENGNGNGNGNGVETLPDLSEKEQLNLVDLKPSQSFTKPPARYSEASLVKRLEADGIGRPSTYASIISTIKDRKYVDLREKKLSPTDLGIAVNKILVESFPDIFNVTFTAEMERELDLVEEGTDDWVKVLSQFYEPFSSTLKELKGREKAIKDSMTEKTDIRCEECGGSMVIKWGRNGRFLGCENYPECRSTRPLPEEEAQSKTDQKCEKCGSDMVIKTGRFGRFLACSAYPKCRNTKPLTLGIPCPRPGCNGEITERQTKTKRLFYGCTNYPKCNFASWDKPVNTPCPACNNPYMVQKVTKAKGEYLLCPECKHQVRDEDHVEASAGVR
- the rpoZ gene encoding DNA-directed RNA polymerase subunit omega, producing MPIVPTELIDKITKNRYEAVIIAAQHARHLNSRRLEKVAMLEENAGVEIDGRKITGIALQDLVDGKVKYHRRGSTK
- the gmk gene encoding guanylate kinase, yielding MAPTETQSTGKIVIISSPSGGGKTTICRELLSPERLASGWRFSVSYTTRPPRSGEQNGREYHFVTDAEFDSLAGRDFFAEHFRVHRFKYGTPRPPLDDVRRQGGVMVLDVDVNGAKALKREFPDAITVFILPPSIQALRERLSLRGTETPEQLAVRFDNAIREMSSFHDYGFDYVVVNRDVSVAVREVESVIIAHHCRIENFPPEQLKKILS
- a CDS encoding YicC/YloC family endoribonuclease is translated as MNSMTGFGRAEKKTRLGQISVEISSVNNRFLEYTIRSPRHLYSLETQLRELVAQTFGRGKVTVIINVDGADDSSDGYPINRRAIHAYYRQLETIRTELGIEHPITMSDVLSMPDVASPDRQEADMELWWKSLKPVVSAAIKDMAAMRKKEGDALAKDMRERLEESLRLVGIVEEVSPKVVQAYREKLMGRINELLESPVRDGLRIEEEVAYVAERTDVTEECIRFRSHVDQFRKALSQKEPAGKRLNFLLQEMNREVNTIGSKCADISISSTVIALKEIVEKLREQAQNVE
- a CDS encoding histidine kinase dimerization/phospho-acceptor domain-containing protein, coding for MTPLSRHTRILLVQENRYQALLNRRELGDRLTDTVVAEYTHPADALPEFSHIQYDLAVVDAAIRSLPPAEFVAHLRTIDPTLPLILLVEPGDPVARRLPADEKTTLLTKEGQYHRLLPDLVLRVRRTNLPDAPSANPHAQSGLHHDVDALVANLENDINNPLMAILGAAELIDSRLLSLPDDIAQKVDIIRSSAQRIQEVLTAFSRTSRVT